From Synoicihabitans lomoniglobus, the proteins below share one genomic window:
- the pglX gene encoding BREX-2 system adenine-specific DNA-methyltransferase PglX, whose protein sequence is MITSKPLLSALKAQVSALEDDLRTRCADDKAIDAPLRAQYDAAKARKRTAITYAAWRDEQLTQVAVAWVLACVFVRFLEDNELVEVPRLAGPGARLKRAEDEHELFFRQHPTSTEREYLETVFNDVGRLPGMVEFFDRRHNPLWLVAPSGDAAEALVTFWRRTDETTGALAFDFTDPVWNTRFLGDLYQDLSEAARKKYALLQTPDFIEEFILDRTLTPAIETFGYKEVRLIDPTCGSGHFLLGAFDRLFRLWQKHQPQENPRVLAQKALDGVYGVDLNPFAVAIARFRLLLVALKACGITRLKNAPAFSIHLAAGDSLLHGRRFDQFELQGAQQRTFDTEEMFKDELKHHYEVEDGEALHRILGQQYHAVVGNPPYITVKDRAVSALYRDRYPSCHGKYSLSVPFMERFFDLTVKGDGSPHQKTAGFVGQITGNAFMKREFGKKLIEDYLPRWDLTHVIDTAGAYIPGHGTPTVILVGKNQSPVSSTVRTVLGIAGEPVTPANPAQGLVWQAIVSQIDQPGSVSEWMSAGDSPRANFHRHPWSIGGGGAAELKELLERAKDHELGELTVSSGFGSIVGEDDAFIFPQRSQQAQRLSRKIRRMFVEGDTIRDWSINSDLECLFPYDDHINIVTDSEILNFLWSLRAVLEQRRDFSKRTYRECGRPFWEYHQIPVERNRATRRIAYAFVATHNEFVFDVGSKVFKQSAPIINLTTDASDALHRELVGLLNSSTACFWLKQVAHNKGSTVDQRGARQRTAAFEDFYEFTSTQMASFPIPAHQPTQLPTALVQTSTAMQEQAPAATLAVWSGPESGDLHARLASARETWTGQRRQLIAYQEELDWQIYHAYGLISDADNLLWPEDRLDELPPLELGERTFEIFMARQMARGTLNTTWFDRHAGAGSRAITEPPSHWPDDYTALYHRRHVAIQENPNLKLIEQPEYKRRWNTKPWDEQWTEAAREWMLARLEGYFHEGQRVCDLAGSFVPANHGFAAASGPHLVTLNQLADVVQSDATFLMVAECYLDRSGFSVPKLLRELVDTAVVPNLPIHRYKPSGLRKREDWESTWAAQRREDVVEATVREDNAGMLEPELKTLVRQTQLKQVGDIPVPPKYASKDFKKPAFWKLRGKLDVPKERWIVYAGAERDGDPSPVIAWAGWNHLQQAQALAEYYLDAKTNQGWEVSKLQLLLAGLIDLLPWLQQWHNAVDPDLGSGLGDYFRNFVEEECRTHNLTFDQVNTARFEVMAED, encoded by the coding sequence ATGATCACCTCCAAACCCCTCTTATCGGCCCTCAAAGCCCAGGTCTCCGCGCTGGAGGATGACCTGCGGACCCGTTGCGCGGACGACAAGGCGATTGATGCGCCGTTGCGGGCGCAGTATGACGCGGCCAAGGCGCGGAAACGCACGGCGATCACCTATGCCGCGTGGCGGGATGAACAGCTCACGCAAGTGGCGGTGGCGTGGGTGCTCGCCTGCGTGTTTGTGCGCTTTCTGGAGGACAACGAACTGGTCGAGGTGCCGCGCCTCGCGGGGCCAGGGGCGCGTTTAAAGCGGGCTGAGGACGAGCATGAACTCTTCTTTCGCCAGCACCCCACGTCGACCGAGCGGGAGTATCTGGAAACGGTGTTCAACGACGTCGGCCGCCTGCCCGGCATGGTGGAGTTTTTTGACCGGCGGCACAACCCGCTGTGGTTGGTGGCGCCCTCGGGTGACGCCGCGGAGGCCTTGGTCACGTTCTGGCGGCGCACCGACGAGACAACCGGGGCGCTGGCCTTTGACTTCACCGACCCCGTGTGGAACACCCGATTTCTGGGCGACCTTTACCAGGACCTGTCGGAGGCGGCGCGGAAGAAATACGCGCTGTTGCAGACGCCCGATTTTATTGAGGAATTCATCCTCGATCGCACGCTCACGCCGGCGATCGAGACCTTTGGTTATAAGGAGGTGCGGCTCATCGACCCGACCTGCGGTTCGGGTCACTTCCTGCTCGGGGCCTTTGATCGCCTCTTCCGCCTGTGGCAAAAACACCAGCCGCAGGAGAACCCGCGGGTGCTCGCGCAAAAGGCGCTCGATGGCGTTTACGGCGTGGATCTGAATCCCTTCGCCGTGGCCATCGCCCGGTTCCGTTTGCTGCTCGTGGCGCTCAAGGCCTGCGGCATCACGCGACTCAAAAACGCGCCGGCGTTTTCCATCCACCTCGCGGCGGGCGATTCGCTGCTGCACGGCCGCCGCTTCGATCAGTTTGAACTGCAAGGCGCTCAGCAACGGACCTTCGATACCGAAGAGATGTTTAAGGATGAACTGAAGCACCACTACGAAGTCGAGGATGGCGAAGCGCTGCATCGAATTCTCGGCCAGCAATACCACGCCGTGGTCGGCAATCCACCCTACATCACGGTGAAGGACCGGGCGGTGAGCGCGCTGTATCGAGACCGCTACCCCTCGTGCCACGGCAAGTATTCGCTCTCCGTGCCCTTCATGGAGCGCTTCTTCGACCTCACGGTCAAAGGCGATGGTTCTCCGCATCAGAAGACGGCCGGATTTGTGGGTCAGATCACAGGGAACGCCTTCATGAAGCGTGAATTTGGTAAGAAACTTATCGAGGACTACCTCCCGCGTTGGGACCTCACGCACGTCATCGATACTGCCGGGGCCTATATCCCCGGTCACGGCACGCCGACGGTTATTCTTGTTGGGAAAAATCAGTCACCCGTAAGTAGCACCGTCCGCACTGTGCTCGGCATTGCGGGAGAACCAGTGACTCCCGCCAATCCTGCGCAGGGCCTTGTTTGGCAGGCCATTGTTAGCCAAATAGACCAGCCAGGAAGCGTGAGTGAGTGGATGAGCGCCGGCGACTCACCACGTGCGAATTTTCATCGCCATCCGTGGAGTATAGGTGGCGGCGGTGCCGCAGAATTGAAAGAACTGCTCGAACGAGCAAAAGACCATGAACTCGGGGAGCTTACCGTAAGTTCCGGTTTTGGCTCGATTGTGGGCGAGGATGACGCGTTCATTTTTCCGCAGAGATCACAACAAGCTCAACGGCTGTCGCGGAAAATTCGCAGAATGTTCGTGGAAGGAGATACAATTCGAGATTGGTCCATCAACTCAGACTTAGAGTGCCTTTTCCCATACGACGATCATATCAACATTGTCACCGATTCTGAGATTCTAAATTTTCTCTGGTCCCTGCGTGCAGTCCTTGAGCAGCGCCGAGATTTCAGCAAACGAACATACCGTGAATGCGGTCGCCCTTTTTGGGAGTATCATCAAATCCCGGTGGAGCGAAATCGCGCGACTAGGCGAATCGCATACGCGTTTGTAGCTACACATAACGAGTTCGTCTTTGATGTAGGCAGTAAGGTGTTCAAGCAGTCAGCGCCGATCATCAACCTCACAACCGACGCGTCGGATGCTCTCCATCGAGAACTAGTCGGATTGCTGAATAGTTCGACCGCGTGCTTTTGGCTCAAACAAGTGGCTCACAATAAGGGGAGCACGGTTGATCAAAGGGGAGCACGGCAGCGCACGGCTGCCTTTGAAGATTTCTACGAATTCACTTCCACGCAAATGGCGAGTTTTCCCATCCCCGCGCACCAGCCTACACAGCTCCCCACCGCGCTCGTCCAAACCAGCACGGCCATGCAGGAGCAGGCACCGGCGGCGACGCTGGCGGTGTGGAGCGGCCCGGAAAGCGGAGATCTGCACGCGAGACTGGCAAGCGCCCGCGAGACTTGGACCGGCCAGCGTCGCCAGCTCATCGCCTACCAAGAGGAACTGGATTGGCAGATCTACCACGCTTACGGACTCATCAGCGATGCAGACAACTTGCTGTGGCCGGAGGATCGGCTGGACGAACTGCCGCCCTTGGAGTTGGGCGAGCGCACGTTTGAGATCTTTATGGCGCGGCAGATGGCGCGGGGCACGCTCAATACCACGTGGTTCGATCGTCATGCTGGGGCTGGCTCCCGAGCCATCACCGAACCGCCGTCGCATTGGCCGGACGACTACACGGCGCTCTATCATCGGCGCCACGTCGCGATCCAAGAGAACCCGAATCTCAAGCTCATCGAACAACCGGAATACAAGCGGCGGTGGAATACCAAACCATGGGACGAGCAATGGACCGAGGCCGCGCGTGAGTGGATGCTCGCCCGGCTGGAAGGTTACTTCCACGAGGGCCAGCGCGTCTGCGATCTCGCGGGTTCGTTTGTGCCGGCGAACCACGGTTTCGCGGCGGCGTCGGGTCCGCATCTGGTGACCCTCAATCAACTGGCGGATGTCGTGCAGTCCGATGCGACCTTCCTGATGGTCGCGGAATGCTACCTTGATCGCAGCGGGTTCTCCGTGCCCAAGCTTTTGCGTGAACTCGTCGACACGGCGGTTGTGCCCAATTTACCGATACACCGTTACAAGCCGTCGGGTCTGCGCAAGCGCGAGGACTGGGAATCGACGTGGGCGGCGCAGCGTCGCGAGGACGTCGTCGAGGCCACGGTGCGCGAGGACAACGCCGGGATGCTCGAGCCCGAGTTGAAGACGCTCGTTCGCCAGACGCAGCTCAAGCAGGTGGGCGACATCCCGGTGCCGCCCAAATACGCCAGCAAGGATTTCAAGAAACCGGCGTTCTGGAAACTGCGCGGCAAACTCGATGTGCCCAAGGAGCGTTGGATCGTCTACGCGGGCGCCGAGCGCGACGGTGATCCGTCACCGGTGATCGCGTGGGCCGGCTGGAATCACCTCCAGCAGGCGCAGGCCCTGGCGGAGTATTACCTCGACGCCAAAACCAACCAAGGGTGGGAGGTCTCCAAGCTGCAACTCCTGCTCGCGGGCTTGATCGACCTACTGCCGTGGCTCCAGCAATGGCACAACGCCGTCGACCCCGATCTGGGCTCCGGCCTGGGTGACTATTTCCGCAACTTCGTCGAAGAAGAATGCCGCACCCACAACCTCACCTTCGATCAAGTGAACACCGCCCGTTTTGAGGTGATGGCTGAAGACTGA